The Cylindrospermum stagnale PCC 7417 genome segment CCAGTAAAAATCATCACCAATAGCCTCAATATCCGCTAGGGTTTGGAAAACATTACCCGACAGCGTTACATCCCGCACAGGTTCAGCAATTTTGCCATTTTTAATCATCCATGCTTCCCCGGCGCTAAAGGTGAACATTTCCCCATTCGTCATTCCACCCAACCAATTACGGGCATAAACTCCTTCTTTAATGCCAGTAAACAAGTCTGCAACTGGCGTATTACCCCGTTCAATCCAGGTATTTGTCATGCGGACAATCGGCGAAAAGTGGTAATTGAGACAACGGGCATTACCTGTAGGTGCTTCCGCCAATTTGCCGGCGGTTTCACGGGAATGTAAACGCCCGACTAAAACACCATTTTTAATCAGTTGGGTAGTAGTGGCGGGTGTGCCTTCGTCGTCGTAAAAATAACTACCGCGATGTCCCTCTGGGGCAGCACCATCAAAAATTTGCAGTTCTGCTGGGCCAAAGCGTCTGCCGATGGTCATAACTTCCAGCAAGTCGGGGTTTTCGTAAGCCATATCAGCTTCCGAAAGATGCCCAAAGGCTTCATGGACAAATAAACCGCTAAGAATTGGGTCAATTACTACGGTGTAGGTGTTGCCTTTGACTGGTGGCAGAGATAGGGCGGCAACGGCTCTCTGGGCGGCGCTTTTGACTTGGGTATCCAAATCGGTCAAATCTTCGTAGGCTTTGCGAGAACCAGTGGTTTCTCTGCCAGTTTGTACGGTTTCACCGTTTCTGGCAGTGGCAGCAAAGCGCATTTCCATATCTACCCAAGATTGTTCAATCAGAGTGCCATCTGAGGTAGCGAGGATGATTTTTTGGGCGCTGTCGCTGTAGCGTACTGAGGTAGTGGTAATGCGAGAGTCAACGCTTTTGAGCAAGTCGGTATAGCGATCGCACAATTCTTTCTTTTTCTGCAAGTGAATTTGGCGCGGATCTACGCCTGTCAGGGGTAGCTGACAGACTGCTTGCACCGGATTAATCGGGGCTAGTAAGGTTTCTTCATCACCAACCATTCGCGCAGCTGCGATCGCTTCTTCAATCCGTTCTTTAATTGTCGCCAGTTGGTTAAAGCTGCTCAACCCCCACCCACCTTTATAACAAGCACGAATATGTCCACCAATAGATATGCCTTCGCAGAGAGTTTCTACCTTGTCGCCGCGCAACAAGATATCCGTCCCTTCTGCTTCTTCCAGGCGAATCATCAGATAATCCACGCGGGATGCGTAGCGGGCGATCAGGTCCGAGAGCAAATTTTGTGCGTCAGCAAGTGTAGTCGGCATTTCTAGGTAGTCACCATGACGAACTACATTTATTTTCCAATTTTTCGGGCAATATTTGCTACTGAATGCGGAATTTCAATTACGCCACTCACAAACCAGTAGGAGAATTAATAAAAAATTCCATATTCTGTCTGGGCTTTTTAAGCTAGACAACAGGCAAAAAAATTATGTATAAACGAAAAATTATGGGTAATTCTTGTTCAGCTATTCAAAAACATATTTTTCAGCTACTTTCCAATATCGCGAAAAGCGCTTTAAGTCAATATAGCCGTCATACTCAAAAAATGGCTCCACCTCTAGCACTTCCACAGCTACAGAATGCTCAATTTGCTTGCAGATATCATTAAACCGGGGACTGGGACTTGCCGCCGTCACAACTAAGTTAGCATTATGCTCTTGGGAAAAGGCTAAAATCTCTTGCGCCACATCGCCACGGCGAATGACAACGGGTAACTCTAGCAAACATTCATATATAAAGGTGAGGCGTTTGAGACTTAGTTGCCATTCTGTTATCAAAGCATCGTCCCAAACCCAAACGGCTGGAGCATTGGCGTATTCTTGTAATGCAGGATTTTTGGGACTCAGACAGTCTCCATGTACCCAAACAATTGGTTGATTCATCAAAGATTTCAAGTTTGGTTTGGCAAGATTTTAAATAATCAGAACTAGCTAGTACCGCAAGGCAGAATTCAAAATTCAAAATTCAAAATTCAAAATCATTACAGCGTAAGCGTTTTGTTAATTTGGAATGGTCTGCTTATTTGCGCCGTGCTGTACTAGTTTATATGATTAACAATCCTACCTTACTTTTGGATCTCACAATCAAAAGTATCCGTCGTGCAAAGACGCAGGTGTTGCGTTGCTATAAGTTTTTTAAATATAAATTTTAGAAAATTTCTTTTTTATTCTATTTTTCTCAATAAATAGGGCTATTCTCAATAATATTGATAATAATGTCAACAATTTAACGCAATTACGTTATTTGAGCGATTGATATTTACCCCTTGACTTTTTGTGCTATCATTGTCTGTAAAATCAGAAAGTTATTATTGATTTTTTTTGTGGGGATGTTTTTTCACGCAGAGGTTCGCTAAGGTTTTTGAATTATCTCCCTAACGAACTAAAAACTTTTAGATTCGCTTTTTTCCTTTTTGCCAACTTTGGCTGTTGGGTTGTTTGTTAAATTCCCCATGAGGGAAAAGGCGCTGTTCCAGTTCTTCATAGCTGCCTTCAAAGTCACAATGACCATAAAGCGGACATTTGCGACAATAAACGCCTTTGGTATAGCGTTCTAGGTTTTCGCGGTTGAAAAAATAGGGTTTATGGCTAAAGGTGCTAGCAACCCATTGCCAAGACATATTATTACTAGCTGGGTCACCATCAAGAAGATGTTGCAAAAACCATTTGGCTCCTGCTTGCCAACGAATCTGCCGCCAATGGACAATGTAAGCTGCTATCCACATCCGGGGGTGATTGTGCAGGTAGCCAGTTTCTTGCAAATCGCGGCTAAAGCTGTCAATGCAAACTAGCCCTGTCGTACCTTCTTTGATGTCCTGAGGTAAGTCTGCTGCATAGCGTTTGGGTGCGTAACCAGTTTTGTATTCTTCTTGATCTTGCCAAATGCCGTTTCCTAATTTGACATATAACCGCTGCCAGTAGTCGCGCCAACCCAACTCGTTAATCAGTTTAGTGGCGTCATCTCGCTGCTGTACATGGTCAAGTACATAATCCCGAATTTCTCGCAAACTGAGTACGCCATAGCGAATGTAAGGCGAAAGTCGCGTGACAGCACCTGTTAATAAATTACGTGTTTTTCCGTAAAGCGCTGGGTTGATTTTTTGCAATACTTCCTCAGCCGCTTGGCGTCCCCCCACAGTATCGCTGATATGGTTATCGGCGGTGGGGAATTGTTCGCGGAGGTAAGCTACCAATTCCTCACGGTTAGCAAATTCGCGGCGCATATCTTCAGTCATGGGACTTTCGCAGGGTAGGAATAGACAAAATATGGCTACTTTTAGCATACTCATTCATTATTATCACTTTCCTTTGGTGGAGAGAATATAAATATTTTTTTGTTTCGCGCAAAGGCGCAAAGGCGGAAAGCAAGATTTTTGCAAATTAACTAATGAACAAATGCGCCATTATTGTCAATTTTCTTCCGGCTCATTCAGTAACTAACGTTACAATATGGGATAAATCTGTTACCTTGCTACAAGATGAGTCGCTGCATCAATCCCAACTGCCAAAATCCTGATAATCCTGATAATTTACCACGCTGTCAAAGCTGCGGTTCTGAATTGCTGCTTGAAGGGCGTTATCGAGTTACCCGGTTACTGAGTGACAAAGGGGGATTTGGCAAAACTTTTGAGGTGATAGATCGTAATGGTATCCCGAAAGTTCTCAAAGTTCTGAAAAAAAATACACCCAAGGCTGTAGAGCAATTCCAGCGAGAAGCTAAAGTTTTACGTCGGCTGAATCATCCTGGTATTCCCCAAGGAGAAGATGATTTCACATTTTACCCAAAAAACACTCAAACACCTGTTTACTGTCTAGTAATGGAGAAAATCGAGGGAGAAAATTTACACGACTGGCTAGAAAATAGAAGTAATCGCCCAATTAATGAAAAAACAGCAGTTGATTGGTTAATTCAAATAGCAAATACATTGCATGAATTACATCAACAGCAACCACCGCTTATTCACCGAGATATTAAACCATCTAACATCATGCTTAAACCAGATGGATATCTGGTATTAATTGACTTTGGCATAGCAAGAGAAGTCACTCAAACATACGAACAAAAACTTTCTGAAGGAGCCATTACGACAACTCACACTCCTGGCTACGCCCCATTAGAACAAGTGGTTGGTCAAGCCGTTCCACAATCAGACTTTTTTGCATTGGGTCGTACTTTTGTCTATCTGCTTACAGGAAAGCAACCTGACGAAATTGGTAATAACTATTGTGACCCCAATACAGATGATGAGTGGAATTGGCGTGAAAAATATCCGGATATATCAGATTTACTAGCAGATTTTATTGATGATTTAATGGCGCGTTCGGTTAATAAGCGTCCAGCAGATACTAAGATAATTTTGCAAAGTCTGAAAGAAATTGAGCAAGCTTTGTATCCACAAAAATTATCTCAACCACTATCTGCATATCCACTACCTCAAATCAACGGACAAAATATCTATCTTAAGCAAAATCTAGGTGGTCGTTGGGATTCTCCAGGACACGCACAAGCTGTAACTTGTATAGCAATTAGCCCAAATGGTCAGACTTTAGTTAGTGGCAGCAACGATGCCACAATTAGACTTTGGGATATTAGCAGTGGAGAACAAATTCGGACTTTTTCACATTCAAGACAACAATGTTCAATTAACTCTCTAGTAATTGGTTTAGATGGAGAAACATTAATTAGTGCCAATGACCATGAGGGTTATCTTGAGATTTTTAATATTGACACAGGAGAAAAGATTCGTAACTTTCGAGCTTCTATGAGCCCTGTAAAATCATTAATAATTAGTCCAGATGGGCAAACCTTATTTAGTGGAAGTTACAAAGGAATTCAGGTATAGAGATTAAAGGATTGTTCCCATATTCGTAATATAGATAAACATTCAGATTTTGTAAATTCTATAGCAATTAGTCCAGATAGTCAGACTATAGTTAGTGGTAGTGAAGACAAAAAAATTAATGTATACTCAAATTCAATAAAGACTATTTCTGCACATATATATCCTGTTAATTCTGTAGTAATCATACCAGGATTTCAAATGATAGCTAGTGGTAGTAATGAACCAGTAATTAGTTTATGGAATTTGAATAGTGGTGAAGAAATTGGTAAACTAACTGGACATATAGGCCCTATTAAATCATTAGCTATGAGTCCAGATGGTCAAACTTTAGCTAGCGGCGGTTATGATGGCACAATTAAACTATGGAATCTCAGAACTGAGGAGGAAATTTGCACTTTCCCTGGAAATTCAAACGGTATTAATGCAATTACCTTTAGCAAGGATGGAAAGATTTTAGCTAGTGGAGGTAATGACTGTACAGTAAAAGTATGGGAAATTAATTAGCTAGAAACCAGAAAAACACGCTTAGTCATATCTTGCACCTAGCCCTAACGATTAAAATCGCGGCTATAAAAACAAAGTCCGCCTGCGCGGACTAACTTAAAGTCAAGGATTTTAGAGCCTGCTTAGGCAGGCTTTGTTCTGGTAGCCGCGATTTTAATCGTCTGGTGCTGATAAATTCTTAACACTATCAAATAACTTCCGTACATTCTTCTCCGCGCCTCTGCGCCTCTGCGTGAGACAAAAACCCTGTAGTCCTAAAGCGCAATATCCCGTTAGAATACTCAAGCCGCAATCTCTGAAAATCCCATCATGACCAATATTCCCCAAGCTGGACAACCGGCGCCTGAGTTCTCTACACCTGACCAAAACGACAACCAAGTTACTCTCGGCGACTTAAGCGGACAGTGGGTTATCCTTTACTTCTACCCCAAAGACGACACCCCCGGCTGTACCACCGAAGCAAAAGACTTTACCGAGTTATATCAAGACTTCAGCGAACTAGGAGCAAAAATATTAGGTGTAAGCCCAGATTCTGGTAAAATACATTGCAAATTTATTAATAAACATAACTTGTCAATTACCCTTTTGAGTGACCCTGAACATATTCTTACAGAGGCTTATGGTGCTTGGCGCTTAAAGAAGTTTATGGGTAAAGAATATATGGGTGTGGCTCGCTCAACATTTCTTATTTCACCTGATAAAATCATCGCCCATGCTTGGCCCAATGTCAAAGCCAAAGGTCATGCTCAAGCAGTGTTAACAAAATTGCAAGAATTGGTAGTTAAATGAAATTTGGTTTGATTTGATCACATCACTTAAACACTGTCAGACATATCTTATAGCGGTTTGCAGTTGAGTTCAATACAGACCTAACCACCAACCCCAACAACCTCTCCCTAGCCCTCTCCTAAGAGGAGAGGGGAAAGGAAAAACTTTTGTTGCTCTTAAGGGGAGCAAGCCTCAAAGCCTCTCCCCCAACAATAAAAGCTGCTCCTCTTCCCTCCCCTTGCAGGGGAGGGTTAGGGAGAGGTTTGGAGAGAGGTCAAGGTGTATTACATACAATCGAGAACCGCTATATACAATAGGAATATCACCGCTATTGTATTTATTATGGTTCAATTTATCCAAGCGCAAAATGTCAGTATTGCCTATTTAGAAGAAAGATTTGGTCTGCGACAGGCTGAAACTGAAGATTCTTTTACAGAATGGTTTGACAATCTCCCAGCAATTACAGATTTAGAAAAGCAATATCTAGATAGAGTTAAAGCTAATTTTCTCAGCTTAATTAAGCGTCCACCCATCTTAGAAAATGCTGTGAAGATGGTAATATTATCTCCCCTGTTAGATTTGGCTGGTTTTTATCGTCCTCCTTTTCATCTTGCCACAGAAGAATCTATAGAAATTAGTGAAGAAATAATTATAGATATTCAAGAGAATGGAGAAGAAACTAAAGAGATTATCAAAGGCAAAATTGACGTACTGGTTCTCCAGAATCAGTTATGGTTAATAGTCATTGAGGCTAAAAGGTCTAGTTTCTCTTTAGCTAAGGCTATTCCCCAAGCGCTTACTTATATGCTGGCTAATCCTAAGGCTAATCATCCTGTATATTCGTTGGTAATCAATGGAGAAGATTTTCAATTTATCAAACTAACTCAACAAGATAAGCCAATGTATGCTTTACTTTATATAGACGCGAAAATGAATTATATACAGTTCTGAATATCTTAAAAAAACTAGGTCAATTTTTGAAGTAATTATGTCTACTCGCCCTATTTATCTCGATTGTCACGCTACCACCCCCGTAGATGAACGGGTATTAGCTGCGATGATTCCCTTTTTCACAGAAAACTTTGGCAACCCAGCTAGTATTAATCACGTTTACGGTTGGGAAGCAGAAGCGGCTGTTAAACAAACGCGGGAAATTTTAGCAGCAGCTATTAATGCCACCCCAGAAGAAATTGTTTTTACCAGTGGGGCAACAGAAGCTAACAATTTAGCTATTAAAGGTGTGGCTGAAGCTTATTTTTCTAAAGGTCAGCATATTATTACTGTGGCGACTGAACATAGTGCAGTTCTTGACCCTTGTAAATATTTAAAAACTCTCGGTTTTGAAATTACAATTTTGCCGGTTCAGAAAGATGGACTGATTGATTTAACCGAGTTAGAAAAAGCTTTGCGTCCTGAGACAATTTTAGTGTCGGTGATGGCGGCAAATAACGAAATTGGTGTAGTGCAGCCGTTAGAAAAAATTGGGGAAATTTGCCGCGATCGCCAAATCTTATTTCATACAGATGCAGCTCAGGCAATTGGTAAAATCCCCCTGGATGTGCAAGGGATGAAAATTGACTTGATGTCCCTGACAGCACATAAAATCTACGGGCCGAAGGGCATTGGGGCGCTATACGTCCGCAGACGCAATCCTAGAGTCCAACTTGCTCCTCAGCTGCATGGTGGTGGACATGAGCGGGGAATGCGTTCTGGGACTTTGTACACGCCGCAAATTGTCGGTTTTGGGAAAGCTGTAGAAATTGCTTTGGCAGAACAAGTGGCAGAAACCCAACGCCTTACGGAACTCAGGCAAAGATTGTGGTTACAGCTTTCAAGCTTGGGGGGAATTCATCTCAACGGAGATTCCACCCAGCGACTAGCAGGAAATTTGAATATCAGTGTTGAGGGGGTGGATGGTGCCGCGCTTTCCCTCGGATTGCAGCCGGTAATGGCGGTGTCTTCTGGTTCTGCTTGCACCTCAGCAAACACGGCACCTTCTCATGTTCTCACGGCGCTAGGACACCCAGAACAGCTAGCTTATGCCTCGATACGCTTTGGTATAGGACGTTTCAACACGGTAGAGGAAATTGACAAAGTCGCAGAACAGGTAATTTCTACAATTCAAAGTCTACGAAATTCGTCAGTCGTTAGACAGGATCTAGGACGGGTATAACGCCCATCCCACAAGAATTAATTGGATATTTGTTGGCTTCCAAGCAAGTTGATCAATAGACACAGCAGTGAAAATTACAGCAGATTGCAACTTGGTGAGGTACAGATTATCGTAGGGGCACAGCATGCTGTCTACCCGTATACTTCATTTACCTGAAAAATGCTGTAAATATGCATCAAGACCCTTGTAGAGACGTTGCATGCAACGTCTCTACATTGTTTTTCAGCAGATTTCTAATAGGGATTTGAATTAATCCGTCCCCTTTTGACACTGCGGAGATAGTATCCTGTCGTTGGTCTGTTTTTCAGGTTGAAAGTGCTACCACTCCGAACTTTCCAAATTTTGTAGTTAGAAAAAGTCAGCGGA includes the following:
- a CDS encoding type I restriction enzyme HsdR N-terminal domain-containing protein; this translates as MVQFIQAQNVSIAYLEERFGLRQAETEDSFTEWFDNLPAITDLEKQYLDRVKANFLSLIKRPPILENAVKMVILSPLLDLAGFYRPPFHLATEESIEISEEIIIDIQENGEETKEIIKGKIDVLVLQNQLWLIVIEAKRSSFSLAKAIPQALTYMLANPKANHPVYSLVINGEDFQFIKLTQQDKPMYALLYIDAKMNYIQF
- a CDS encoding TldD/PmbA family protein; translated protein: MPTTLADAQNLLSDLIARYASRVDYLMIRLEEAEGTDILLRGDKVETLCEGISIGGHIRACYKGGWGLSSFNQLATIKERIEEAIAAARMVGDEETLLAPINPVQAVCQLPLTGVDPRQIHLQKKKELCDRYTDLLKSVDSRITTTSVRYSDSAQKIILATSDGTLIEQSWVDMEMRFAATARNGETVQTGRETTGSRKAYEDLTDLDTQVKSAAQRAVAALSLPPVKGNTYTVVIDPILSGLFVHEAFGHLSEADMAYENPDLLEVMTIGRRFGPAELQIFDGAAPEGHRGSYFYDDEGTPATTTQLIKNGVLVGRLHSRETAGKLAEAPTGNARCLNYHFSPIVRMTNTWIERGNTPVADLFTGIKEGVYARNWLGGMTNGEMFTFSAGEAWMIKNGKIAEPVRDVTLSGNVFQTLADIEAIGDDFYWDESGGCGKGGQNGLPVGCGGPSLRIRDVVVGGEI
- a CDS encoding IscS subfamily cysteine desulfurase produces the protein MSTRPIYLDCHATTPVDERVLAAMIPFFTENFGNPASINHVYGWEAEAAVKQTREILAAAINATPEEIVFTSGATEANNLAIKGVAEAYFSKGQHIITVATEHSAVLDPCKYLKTLGFEITILPVQKDGLIDLTELEKALRPETILVSVMAANNEIGVVQPLEKIGEICRDRQILFHTDAAQAIGKIPLDVQGMKIDLMSLTAHKIYGPKGIGALYVRRRNPRVQLAPQLHGGGHERGMRSGTLYTPQIVGFGKAVEIALAEQVAETQRLTELRQRLWLQLSSLGGIHLNGDSTQRLAGNLNISVEGVDGAALSLGLQPVMAVSSGSACTSANTAPSHVLTALGHPEQLAYASIRFGIGRFNTVEEIDKVAEQVISTIQSLRNSSVVRQDLGRV
- a CDS encoding FAD-binding domain-containing protein is translated as MTEDMRREFANREELVAYLREQFPTADNHISDTVGGRQAAEEVLQKINPALYGKTRNLLTGAVTRLSPYIRYGVLSLREIRDYVLDHVQQRDDATKLINELGWRDYWQRLYVKLGNGIWQDQEEYKTGYAPKRYAADLPQDIKEGTTGLVCIDSFSRDLQETGYLHNHPRMWIAAYIVHWRQIRWQAGAKWFLQHLLDGDPASNNMSWQWVASTFSHKPYFFNRENLERYTKGVYCRKCPLYGHCDFEGSYEELEQRLFPHGEFNKQPNSQSWQKGKKRI
- the bcp gene encoding thioredoxin-dependent thiol peroxidase; translated protein: MTNIPQAGQPAPEFSTPDQNDNQVTLGDLSGQWVILYFYPKDDTPGCTTEAKDFTELYQDFSELGAKILGVSPDSGKIHCKFINKHNLSITLLSDPEHILTEAYGAWRLKKFMGKEYMGVARSTFLISPDKIIAHAWPNVKAKGHAQAVLTKLQELVVK
- a CDS encoding serine/threonine-protein kinase is translated as MSRCINPNCQNPDNPDNLPRCQSCGSELLLEGRYRVTRLLSDKGGFGKTFEVIDRNGIPKVLKVLKKNTPKAVEQFQREAKVLRRLNHPGIPQGEDDFTFYPKNTQTPVYCLVMEKIEGENLHDWLENRSNRPINEKTAVDWLIQIANTLHELHQQQPPLIHRDIKPSNIMLKPDGYLVLIDFGIAREVTQTYEQKLSEGAITTTHTPGYAPLEQVVGQAVPQSDFFALGRTFVYLLTGKQPDEIGNNYCDPNTDDEWNWREKYPDISDLLADFIDDLMARSVNKRPADTKIILQSLKEIEQALYPQKLSQPLSAYPLPQINGQNIYLKQNLGGRWDSPGHAQAVTCIAISPNGQTLVSGSNDATIRLWDISSGEQIRTFSHSRQQCSINSLVIGLDGETLISANDHEGYLEIFNIDTGEKIRNFRASMSPVKSLIISPDGQTLFSGSYKGIQV
- a CDS encoding WD40 repeat domain-containing protein, whose amino-acid sequence is MDKHSDFVNSIAISPDSQTIVSGSEDKKINVYSNSIKTISAHIYPVNSVVIIPGFQMIASGSNEPVISLWNLNSGEEIGKLTGHIGPIKSLAMSPDGQTLASGGYDGTIKLWNLRTEEEICTFPGNSNGINAITFSKDGKILASGGNDCTVKVWEIN